A part of Streptomyces sp. NBC_00557 genomic DNA contains:
- a CDS encoding Ku protein encodes MRLTARRISSRFFARLIHAGRRATNVIFCPVSLLAQALGRSAKVAVAKYAWSGRERLGLLRVRDDVLVLHAMRWPDEIRDPTELLPPPVEVSEDEIEDALALMDTMTVDELVGPEFQDRYTEAIARIIEAKREEKPLPETPEPEQPAQVLDLMAALQESVSKVKAARGEGTGPADVHELPKPKKATAKKQPAKKAAGKKTAGRRPRSA; translated from the coding sequence ATGCGGCTGACGGCACGCAGGATCTCGTCCCGGTTCTTCGCCCGCTTGATCCATGCCGGAAGACGGGCCACCAACGTCATCTTCTGCCCGGTGTCGCTCCTGGCCCAGGCCCTCGGCCGCTCAGCGAAGGTGGCTGTCGCGAAGTACGCCTGGTCCGGCCGGGAGCGGCTTGGCCTGCTCCGGGTCCGCGACGACGTCCTGGTCCTGCACGCCATGCGATGGCCGGACGAGATCCGCGACCCCACCGAGCTGCTCCCACCCCCGGTTGAAGTGTCCGAGGACGAGATCGAGGACGCGCTCGCCCTCATGGACACGATGACCGTGGACGAACTGGTGGGCCCCGAGTTCCAGGACCGCTACACCGAGGCCATCGCCCGGATCATCGAGGCCAAACGCGAGGAAAAGCCGCTCCCCGAGACGCCCGAGCCCGAGCAGCCAGCGCAGGTGCTCGACCTCATGGCCGCCCTGCAGGAATCCGTGTCGAAGGTAAAGGCAGCGCGCGGCGAGGGCACCGGCCCGGCCGACGTGCACGAACTGCCGAAGCCCAAGAAGGCGACCGCGAAGAAGCAGCCGGCGAAGAAAGCCGCAGGGAAGAAGACGGCGGGCCGCCGGCCGCGTAGCGCCTGA
- a CDS encoding DUF6233 domain-containing protein, with protein MDEAEARQALASGIRACPHCRPDAG; from the coding sequence GTGGATGAAGCCGAGGCGCGCCAGGCGCTCGCGAGCGGCATCCGGGCGTGCCCGCACTGCCGGCCGGACGCGGGGTGA
- a CDS encoding WD40 repeat domain-containing protein produces the protein MKPLMKRSLTSVIRTGRDYGAWPVLAESGGELVLLSFSDGRNRLSCWDPQGGREVWQVDLCAGGGECAVAQTAGGGAILAVASEDGVERLDALTGTSLPSLHMENVSTVWDVAAGALPDGRSFFAGAGHVRQLVHRWDAVTGNPLSAPLVGHKGCVMAVAVVPGSPPLAQAAKIRAILNGHHVCAA, from the coding sequence GTGAAGCCGTTGATGAAGCGTTCGTTGACGTCGGTGATCCGGACTGGCCGCGACTACGGGGCTTGGCCTGTACTGGCTGAGTCGGGCGGCGAGCTGGTGTTGTTGTCGTTCTCCGACGGCAGGAACCGGCTTTCCTGTTGGGACCCGCAAGGTGGCCGGGAAGTCTGGCAGGTAGACCTGTGCGCCGGCGGCGGTGAGTGCGCCGTTGCCCAGACGGCGGGAGGCGGCGCTATTCTCGCTGTTGCGTCGGAGGACGGCGTCGAGCGTCTGGACGCGTTGACTGGCACGTCGTTGCCGAGTCTCCACATGGAGAACGTCAGCACTGTCTGGGACGTGGCGGCCGGAGCGCTGCCCGATGGGCGCTCGTTTTTCGCGGGCGCCGGCCACGTCCGCCAGCTAGTTCATCGCTGGGATGCTGTCACCGGCAACCCGCTGAGCGCGCCGTTGGTTGGGCATAAGGGCTGCGTGATGGCCGTCGCGGTTGTTCCAGGTTCACCGCCCCTCGCACAGGCAGCGAAGATTCGGGCGATCCTCAACGGTCATCATGTTTGTGCGGCATGA
- a CDS encoding S1 RNA-binding domain-containing protein, translating to MMGGRSENPELWTFLESLHCGEILSGTVTAIERFGVFVALDDGPDHPVFPGVGFITIPELSWRRIEAASDVVQVGQRVSCEFLQFDTWNLEARLSLRATQPDPFQTFTDGIAVGQKLHGQVTKLVPFGIFVQVADGIEGLVHLRELTWTPTQTPSDVVQVGDEVTVVVTEINRERRRLALSRRQASSEHQ from the coding sequence ATGATGGGCGGACGGTCTGAGAACCCAGAACTCTGGACGTTCCTGGAATCACTGCACTGCGGCGAGATCCTTTCCGGCACCGTCACAGCGATCGAACGGTTCGGCGTGTTCGTAGCGCTGGACGACGGCCCCGACCACCCGGTCTTCCCCGGCGTCGGGTTCATCACCATTCCCGAACTGTCCTGGCGGCGCATCGAAGCAGCCTCCGACGTCGTGCAGGTCGGACAGCGCGTCTCATGCGAGTTCCTCCAGTTCGACACATGGAACCTGGAGGCAAGACTGTCCTTGCGGGCGACGCAGCCGGACCCCTTCCAGACATTCACCGACGGAATCGCGGTAGGGCAGAAGCTGCACGGACAGGTCACCAAGCTGGTCCCATTCGGCATCTTCGTCCAGGTCGCCGACGGAATCGAGGGACTGGTCCACCTGCGAGAGCTCACCTGGACGCCCACGCAAACTCCGTCGGATGTCGTCCAGGTCGGCGACGAGGTCACGGTCGTCGTCACCGAGATCAACCGAGAGCGACGCAGGC
- a CDS encoding CbrC family protein codes for MGSADTSAGGADREPAITDRLPFFRYRPDPLASGAIRAACETCACCKRSTGWIYTATFYTAQDVSRRICPWCIADGSAAERFAGEFTDSYGLDGVSEDVLHEVTRRTSGFHAWQDPHWLVHCQDAAAFVGEVGYSELAAYPDALDQLRADMRLDGWHDDNQLDHFLTHLGEGASAMLFRCTVCGTHLAYADAS; via the coding sequence ATGGGATCAGCAGACACGAGCGCCGGGGGCGCGGATCGGGAACCGGCGATAACTGACCGCCTGCCCTTCTTCCGCTACCGCCCAGACCCCTTGGCAAGCGGGGCCATCCGCGCGGCCTGCGAGACGTGCGCCTGCTGCAAGCGCAGCACGGGCTGGATTTACACGGCCACCTTCTACACCGCCCAGGACGTCAGCCGTCGTATCTGCCCCTGGTGCATTGCAGACGGCAGCGCGGCCGAACGCTTCGCGGGGGAATTCACCGACTCCTACGGGCTCGACGGTGTCAGCGAGGACGTCCTGCACGAGGTCACCCGCCGCACCTCTGGCTTCCACGCCTGGCAGGATCCGCACTGGCTCGTCCACTGCCAGGACGCCGCCGCCTTCGTAGGCGAAGTCGGCTACAGCGAGCTGGCGGCATATCCCGACGCTCTCGACCAACTCCGGGCCGACATGCGCCTCGACGGCTGGCACGACGACAACCAGCTTGACCACTTCCTGACCCACCTGGGCGAGGGTGCGAGCGCCATGCTGTTTCGCTGCACCGTCTGCGGCACCCACCTCGCCTACGCCGACGCATCCTAG
- a CDS encoding pentapeptide repeat-containing protein: MTALVALLFTWMSVDQSRTELRVAEQGQITNRFTAAINNLGSGSEDVRLGGIYALQRIMLDSARDQPTIVTVLTAYARRHARVPASGFAKERQQEIEQSLESPVKLAADVEAVLSVLADRSADHDERAILDLRHTDLRGAEVFTRRKTPEHGAAFRAASFDEADLRHSTFEGVDLRQASFLRSNLAAARFDYVDLSDASMEEADLTKTTIWDANLTRADLNYAKLHEAQLDSAVNLTKATLLTADLTGALLDGANLTNAALIGANLKGASLTNAKLHGARLSNVDQEALAREFGWYIDKNGNLAKADLTGADLTNADLRGVDLTEATLINADLRGAKLAGVKLTRAKLDGVRGLPPSLRP; the protein is encoded by the coding sequence TTGACTGCACTGGTCGCACTCTTGTTCACGTGGATGTCGGTCGACCAGTCGCGGACTGAGCTGCGGGTCGCTGAGCAGGGCCAGATCACTAACCGCTTCACTGCCGCAATCAACAATCTCGGCTCGGGCTCCGAGGATGTGCGCCTGGGCGGGATTTACGCCCTGCAGCGCATCATGCTGGACTCCGCACGCGATCAGCCCACAATCGTCACGGTGCTGACGGCGTATGCGCGACGGCATGCCCGGGTGCCGGCCAGTGGCTTCGCCAAGGAGCGGCAGCAGGAAATCGAGCAGAGCCTGGAATCCCCAGTCAAGCTGGCTGCTGATGTAGAGGCCGTTCTGAGTGTGCTGGCCGATCGTTCAGCCGACCATGACGAGCGAGCCATCCTGGATCTCAGGCACACGGATCTCCGTGGAGCCGAGGTGTTTACACGGCGCAAGACACCCGAACACGGTGCAGCGTTCCGTGCTGCCAGCTTCGACGAAGCGGATCTCCGGCACTCAACGTTCGAGGGCGTAGACCTGCGCCAGGCCTCCTTCCTCCGTTCGAACCTGGCAGCAGCACGCTTCGACTACGTGGACTTGTCCGACGCCTCGATGGAGGAGGCGGATCTGACGAAAACAACAATCTGGGACGCCAACCTGACGAGAGCGGATCTCAACTACGCGAAACTTCATGAAGCCCAGCTGGACTCGGCCGTCAATCTCACAAAGGCGACCCTCCTGACGGCGGATCTCACCGGTGCACTCCTAGATGGCGCAAACCTAACCAACGCTGCTCTTATTGGAGCGAATCTGAAGGGCGCCTCCCTGACTAATGCGAAGCTGCACGGTGCGCGACTGAGCAACGTGGACCAAGAGGCGCTGGCACGCGAGTTCGGCTGGTACATCGACAAAAACGGCAACCTAGCAAAGGCGGACCTTACAGGGGCAGACCTGACGAACGCGGACTTGCGTGGCGTGGACCTCACCGAAGCAACCCTTATCAACGCAGACTTGCGAGGCGCCAAGCTCGCCGGCGTGAAGCTGACTCGGGCCAAGCTTGACGGTGTACGGGGTTTGCCGCCGTCACTCCGCCCTTAA
- a CDS encoding DUF7691 family protein produces the protein MSMSLSVYLLDVAATRALVGSGDDQLLRVIRDEFGGDLERDDRWFADAIADGAPTSSQALQAVLHGGPFPQDGSSGAFQYGYAYKRLCSLTGSHLINSSFSPYRGGWLGAVDDGLKALEVTAVSVADFAMSAGLPDGLPWSDIPGCGQWTHEQCVVALEQFRAADRAGLEPALEPEVENALSECVDWITAAAQRPGYGVIGFQC, from the coding sequence ATGAGCATGTCGCTGAGCGTGTACCTGTTGGATGTGGCGGCCACTCGGGCGCTGGTGGGCTCTGGTGATGATCAGTTGTTGCGGGTGATCCGGGACGAGTTCGGGGGCGACCTGGAACGGGATGACCGGTGGTTCGCCGATGCGATCGCCGACGGGGCGCCGACTTCGAGTCAGGCGCTGCAGGCCGTGCTGCACGGAGGTCCGTTCCCTCAGGACGGTTCTTCAGGCGCGTTCCAGTACGGCTACGCGTACAAGCGACTGTGTTCGTTGACCGGGTCGCACCTGATCAACAGCTCGTTCAGCCCTTATCGCGGGGGGTGGCTTGGGGCAGTGGACGACGGGCTGAAGGCCTTGGAGGTCACGGCTGTGTCCGTCGCTGACTTCGCTATGTCGGCAGGGTTGCCTGACGGGCTGCCGTGGTCGGACATTCCCGGCTGCGGGCAATGGACGCACGAGCAGTGCGTTGTGGCACTGGAGCAGTTCCGGGCGGCTGACCGCGCTGGCCTGGAACCAGCGCTGGAACCCGAGGTGGAAAACGCGCTGTCCGAATGCGTGGACTGGATCACGGCGGCGGCGCAGCGTCCCGGATACGGCGTGATCGGATTCCAGTGCTGA